In Desulfuromonas sp., the sequence TATCAACAAGATCGATATAGACTTCATAAACAAGTCCGAGATTTTTATCCTCGATACTATCTTTTGATACATGCTGAACAGTGCCGTCAAGAACTCCATATTTCTGAAAGTTAAAGGCATCTATCTTGATTGAGGCATTCATGTCGGTTGAGACAAAACCGATATCCTTGTTCTGTAAAAGCGCCTTGACAACCAGACCTGATTCTTCGGGAACAATTGTCGCAAGCTTTTCTGCCGGGGTGACAACACCTCCGAGCGTGTGAATAAAAAGTTGGGCAACATAACCATTCACCGGTGATCTGATCTGTTGACGTGAACTGACGAAATCAGCTCGCTTGATCTTTGCTGACAGATTAAGATGCCGGGTCTGCGCTTCTGACAATTCAGTCAGCAATCTGTTGCGCTCACCTGAGGTTGTTAATTCAAGCTCTCCCCGCACCTGGGAGATATTCGCCTGAAGTTCTTCAATACGATGCCAGGAGGTAAATAATTGCGACTCATAATCCCTGCAGTCTTTTTCCGCCTGCTCATATTCATCGCGACTGATAATATCTCGGACTTTTCCCAGGCGTAGCAGACGATCTTCACAGACTCCATACAGGTATTCCGTTTGATCGTATACCTGCCATTCAGAACTCAGCTTCTCATCCAGTTGCACCAGGTTTTCCTTGATCACCAGAACCTGCTTTTCAAGTTTTTTCCGCTCCGACAGGAAAAGTTCGTTCTGCATCCGGGCCAATCCTGGCTCACTATCTCGATGATCCGGATTGAACTCTTCCTTTGCCAGAAGGGACTCGAGTCGGCTAATCTCGAGATCAACCTGTTTCAGATCGATTTCCATCGACTCAAGTTCGGGGTCAATTTCCGAAGGATCAATCTCCATCAAAACCTGCCCTTTCGAAACATGATCACCCGGGCTGACAAAAATCTCGTGCACGACTCCCGTATTCAGCGGCTGCATTGTCTTGATTTCACCGACAGGAACGATCTTGCCCCGGGCCGTCACAACGACATCAACCTTTCCGAAGAAGCTCCACAATCCAAGGAAAAGTATGGCCGCAATAATCAGCCAGTAGATTACCCGCCCGAGCGGGTTGAGCGGCCGCTCCTCGATTTCAACAAGCAATGGCTTGAATTCATGGCTGTCATTTTCTTTTCTGATCATAGTATCTACTGTTGCTGTTGAGACAGTTTGTAGTAATAACCTTTACGAGCCAAAAGGTCTTTGTGGCTTCCGGATTCGACCAACGCTCCATCCTCCAGCACCAATATGACGTCACAATCCTTGATGGTTGCAAGTCGATGAGCAATCAGAACAGTCGTTCGCCCCCTCTTGATTGCATGCATATTCTCCCGGATGATTTTTTCTGATTCATAGTCGAGAGCCGACGTCGCTTCATCGAAGATCAGCAACCTTGGCTTGGTAATCAAGGCCCGTGCGATAGCAATCCGCTGTCTCTGGCCGCCCGACAATGAAGCACCGCGCTCACTCACTTCTGTTTCATATCCTTCAGGAAGCTTTGTAATAAATTCATGCGCTCCGGCAACCTGTGATGCCTGAATTATGGTTTCCATTGAGGTGTCAGGTTTGGGCAGGGCAATATTGTCGCGGATTGTCCCACTGAAAAGATAGTTTTCCTGCAAGACAACGCCAATATTATATCTTAGCCAAAACGGATTAAGATGACGCATATCGATATCATCGATGTACATTGCACCCTCAGTTGGCACATACAATCGTTGCAGCAGCTTGGCCAGGGTGCTTTTACCGCTTCCGCTTCGCCCGACAATTCCGATACTCATTCCCGGCCGGATATCGAAGGAAATTGAATTCAATACCCTGGGGCCGTTTGCTGAATACTGAAACGATACATTTTCAAGACGAATAGCCCCTTTCAGATCGGCCAGAGTGATCGCTTTATCGGTTGATACCTCCTGCGGATGGTTCAATATGTCGCCCAATCGGTCGACCGAAAGAAGTGCCTGCTGAAACTCATTCCACAGATTCACCAATCTTAGAACCGGTCCTGTAAATTGTCCGGCAAACATCTGAAACGCAATCAACTGACCGATCGTCAGACTCCCCTGTAGTACAGACTTAACCCCGAGAAACAGGATCGTAATGGTCATTAACTGGCGGACTGTCCCTGACACTGCGCCCGAGATATTCGACATGTTCGCCAGCCTGAAGCTCGAACCAACATACCGACCGAGGTGATCTTCCCATTTTTTCTGCATTGTGCCTTCAACCGCCAGGGATTTCACCGTCTGCACACCGGTCACAGATTCAACCAGGTAGGAATTGGAGGCTGCCGACATCTGGAACTTCTCTTCCAGGCGTTTCCTGAGTTCAGGGGTGATAATCAGATACAACAAGGCGATCACCGAAACAAAACCGAGCACAACCAGTGTCAGTTTTACGCTGTAAATGAACATTACGGCAACGAAGACAAGGGAGAAAAAAAGGTCGATAATGACACTGACAGCTTTGTTGGTTATGAATTCCCGAATCGTGTCGAGTTCTCGCACCCGCGCTGCGATATTCCCGACCTTTCGGCTCTCAAAGTACATAAAAGGAAGGGCGAGTAGATGTTTGAACAGCTTTGCCCCCAACTTCGCATCGAGTTTATGTGCGGTGTGAATAAATATGTAATTCCGGGAGATATTCAGAAGAAGTTCGAATATCGCAATAGCCAGAAATGCAATGGCGAGGACATCGAGGGTCGTCAGGCTTCTATGGACGATGACTTTATCCAGGATAACCTGGGTGAATAGTGGCGTCACGAGGCCGAACAACTGTACGAAAAACGAGCCAAGTAGAACTTCGCCAATTATTCTTTTGAATTTCGTTATTTCATAAAGAAACCACTTGAAGCCGAAGACAACCTGACTGGATATCTTTTTATGTACAAGAATAATAATTTTATCCAGATCAGACTCGAACTCGGAAATCGACTTCTCAGCCGTCTTCTTTTCATAAGGATTAAAATAAAGGACCCTTCCCGCCTGCCGGTCAACTTTCAGAATGGTCAGATATTCGCTGTCCCGGTTTACAGTAATCGCCGGCAGCGGGTATTTCTCGAGCAACTCGGCAATAGAGAGAGACTTGATTTTGGCCTTGAAATCGAACCGCCGCGCGATACGAACCAACTCCTCTGGAGAGATCGTCTCGTCGGTACCGAACTCCCTTTCAAAAGAACGTATATCAATATCGACCCGGTTGACACGAGCCACAAGATCAAATGCCATCAAAGCTGAATTCATTAAATCTGTTGCCCCCACAAACCTAACTTGATCATTGCAACATCCTGATCAATCTTTTCTATCTCAGAATCAAGTTTATTTTCTGCATTTTCGATCATCGACTTTTCAAAGGTCACCTTATTGATCAGTTGTTGATCTGATAATCGCACATTATTTTCTTCAATCTGTTCAAGGTGCGAATAGATTGAATCATTCAACCTGGCTGAAGCGGCACGGTTTTCAACTATCTTCAGGTTCAGATTGATTTCATTTTCAAGCTCCTGAACTCTTTTCAACCGCAATAACTCCAGACGCCTTAATTCTTCACGTAATTTAAGTTTTTGATAGCTCTGTTTAAATCCCGCAAAGAGAGGCCAATCCATATATATCGTAACGACAACATCCCTTCCCTCCAGGTCAGAAAGGGATCGCGAGAAGCTTTCGGTATCACTTCCAAACATCCGGTAAGAACCACTGAGTGAAAACGTCGGCAGTAACCTTCTCTTCGCGGCCGATAGTTCATTTTTCTTCTGTTCGATGTAGATGCCAAATTCCCTGACTTCAGGGAACTGGTGGACATCAAAAGTTTTGTCAAATGACTCTGCTGGCCTCAGGTCTGAAAGCTCAACAGTTTCAACATTCATCTCTTCACCGGTCAGGGCGGAAAGTGCATATAAAATCTGTTGCAATGCGACATACAGTTCTTCCAATCGGGCTGACTCCTCAGCCAGCTCAACGGCGGCACGACTGAACGCATTAGCATCAACGGTCCCCGACTTGTGAAGTCTTTCCATGTATTTAAAAATGATTTTTCTGCTTTTCAGGATTTTTTTACCGGCGAGAATCCTTTTATATATCTTTAGGCCATCCGAATAACTCGCCAATACAGACAACTGGGCCTCAAGCAAAACCTTTTTTGCATTCAGTTCATTAATCTGAACCGACTTTTCGGCATTCTCGATTTCCAGGCTGTCGACACCGAAACTGAATAAATTATATTTTGTACTGGCAATCATTGAGTGTTTGAAGGAGGATTCATCGTTGGCAATAACGACATCACCAACCGAATCAACGCCACCACTTCCGATGATATGCGCATATTCGTTGCCGAATCTTAAATAGAGGCTGGGAAAAAGTATCGAGCGAACTTCGCCCAGTTTATGGCGCTCGATTTCCGTTTCGGATAGTGCAATTTGATAATCGAGTGAATGGGAAACAGTCTTTTGCAATAGTGCAGCAAAATCGAGGGTGCCGGCATAAGGTTGCGAGACAAATACCGACAGTAATGCCCCGGTACCAACAATAAATTTCAATCTATTGAAAAGCATAAACGCCTGCACATCCGATCACGAAATTTAAAAAACCGAGACCTTGGCATCAATTGACGCCAGGGCCTCGTCTTGCATGTCAGTATTGACTACGCCTGGTGCCAGGAATTCGAGATGATTGACATCAAGGATTCGTTATTCCTGACATCATCAATTGATTTCATGCAGATCCCCTCGGTAACAGCGTAGGAAGACATCGCCTGAACAACTCTATTCACATCAAAATCGGTCAGGTAGCTCCCGTCTGCCAGTTCAAAACGCTCAATCGTTCTATCAGCCTTGCCCTGCTGATAGATTTTCACGGCATCATCCTCTCCATATTGAATCTGTAAATCCCCACCCTGCATGTACAGGGCAATATCATTTGAGCCGATCCCCTCTCCGAACCTGACCGTATCACCGCTCTTTTGGCTTTGCTGAATATCCCGCTTCCGGAAACTGAAACGTCGCCAAATACTCGACTTCCACAGCCCCGGGTTATGTTTATCGTGATCGTCGTCATCGAATCGGTCATGGTCATGATCGTCATAATCGGAAGAACAATAGCCCGAACTGCCTTGATCCCAGAGCCTGTCTTTGCCGTCACCTTTGTTAAACAAATAAACATCATCGCCGCGGCCACCATATAGCTTGTCGTCGCCACGTCCGCTATTAATAGTATCGTTGCCTTCACCGCCATAAAGCATGTCTCGACCAGCATCGCCAAAAAGCCAGTCGTCACCTTCATCACCGTTCAGGAGGTCATTCCCGTCGCCGCCGACCAGCACATCGTTGCCATCCTGCCCATAAAGTGCGTCTGAATCAGCATCGCCATAGAGGGTGTCAGCGCCATCTCCTCCGTATAAACGATCCCTTGAATCGCCGCCGATCAGAGTGTCATCGCCATCCCTGCCATAGATCTTGTCTCTGCCTCCGGCCCCGAAGACGACATCGTTCTGATCACCCCCCAACAACTTTTCAGAGCGCTGGCTACCATATACCAGCGATTTCGCATCAGCATCAGCATACGTCTTGTTGCGGAACCATTTACAGCGATGATATCCCGGCTCGATGATGACCTCTTTGGCCAGATGTAAGGGACCTTCAAGTGTTTCGAGATAGTCAACACCGTTTTCGGCTGCAGCGAAATAGTCGGTCAAAGTAATCGACCCCTTGTCCCGGACGGCGATATAAAGGTCATCCCCGTTTCTGGAAAGATGCAGGTCATCCTTGCTGATATCCTTCAATTGCAAAAACTCAGGGCCATCTTTGCCTACGACAAGTTCACCGTTTTCGTAAATATTCCCGGAAAAGTTGAGTGTCGCCTCAACTTGTCCACCCTTGCCATCGGCAATCAGCACCGTCGTAGTATCGCTATCAGAAAAATCCGGACCGGGCTCATACGACCACCCACCGTCTTGGTCAACCGACAGGACACCCTGCCCCGGCGGTGCGCTGACCAGGTAAGTCAGGGAGTCTCCGTCAATGTCAGTTGCCTCGATCACACCGGTCAGGACCCCGGAACCCAACACGGCAAACTGGCCGGTTATGCTGTCCACTGTCGGCGCATCATTCACCGGCAGGACGTTGAACCTGAGTGTCGATGTGGTCACCTCGCCGGCACTGTTCCGGATTTCCACGATGGCCTGATCGGCGCCATTGAAGTTTTCGTTCGGCCGGTAATTCCAGCTTCCATCCGGGTTGACAGTAAGCTGACCGTTGGCACCGGCCTCCTTCACACTGTAGACGACACCGTCACCCGGGTTGCCCAGCTCAATAACTCCGCCTGCGGTATTGTCTTCGAGAAAATCGAGTTCATAATTTCTCGCCCGCAGGACAAGCACTTCCTCAAACGATTGAGACAGACCGTCACCGAAAACAATGTTTTCAATTTTATGCTCGAGGGTATCCCAGTCCTTGAGTAAAACATGGTTGCCGTCGGCCAGGGCCACCGAGACGTCGTTCCCTTGACGAACGATCCAGGTATCATCAAACGTTATCCCTTCACCCAGCACCAGGGCATCAATCCCACCGGCATCAAGGACCATATCGTTACCGTCACCCAAATTAAAGTGATAGGCGTCTCTGCCGAAGCCTCCGTACAGAGAATCATTACCGGCTTCACCATAGAACAGGTTGTCGTCACCGGATGATGAGACCACATCATTGCCGGCGCCGGCATGGACGATATCGGCCCCGGTCCCGGTAAATATCGTGTCAGCGCCCGAACCGGTAACGATATGGTCATTACCGGAACCGCCATCAACACTATGCGTTCCCTCGCCCAGGATGATCGAATCATTGCCCCCCCTGGCGGTGATTGTGTTATCCCCTTCAAGACCGTTCAGAACATCATCGTTTTCGGAGGTGAAGAAATGATTATAGAGGTCCATGGCGGACATTTCGGCCCCGTCACTGAAAACAAAGTTTTCAAGCCGGGTTGATTGACCATGCCAGTTTTCAATCACAATTTTTTGGGAAAGCGCAGAGGGAACCGGCTCATAGAAACCGCCGGATGCTTCGGTCTTCAGTTTCTCTACCTCGTCAATAATGCCGAGAGTCAGATTACCCGTATCCGGAGCAAGAGATGCGACCAGATCAGAAAGAAGGATATCGGGACCGAAGACGAGACTGTCCAATCCAGCCGAATCGACAATCTTGTCCTGGCCGTCCCAGCGGTTATAAAGGTAAGCATCATCACCGGCACCGCCGGCAATCAAGTCAGCACCAAAACCGGCGTTGATCACATCATCGCCAGCACCGGCAGACACGATATCGTCGCCATCACCGGCGCTCAAAATGTCAGCTTCATCGGTTCCGGCAATTGTCTTAGCAACTCGTTGCCAGGCGTCCAGGAAAACCTGATCGGCATAACCTTTAGCATCGCGGCCATTGACTTCGATCGCATTGAGATATGCTTCGTTTTGATTAATGTAAGCCTGTCTTGCATCCAAACCGGCTGCAATAGCATCACTTGTGATGCGTGTGCCATCAGCCAATACAAATTCTTCAATGGTTTTACCGGGACTGAACTGATCCGGCAGAAAAATATCATCCTGATAAACTTTGGCGTCAGGAGTCAGTGTATTGCCGTCACCATGATTAAACCCGTAGCTTTCAGCATTGCCAAAGGCTTCCGTCACCCAATCCGGATCAACATTGGCAGGATTAGTTTTATCCCCGAAACCGATGTACAGGTCGGATCCTTCCCCGGTCAGCCCGCCCCTGACAAAATCGACATTTTGCATGTCGATTCCAACACCGAATCTGACTACATCAAAACCACCCCAATCGCCGGCGCCGTTAAAATCAACATTCCAGACAGATGATCCCCATTCGAAAGATTCAGCACGACTTGCCCAGGATCGCGACTCATTAATCATGTCATTCAGGTAGTAGTCGCCGTCCTTGAGAGTGTCGCGTCCGTCCCCCTTATTGAACAGATAGGTATCGTCACCCTCCATGCCGTTCAACAGGTCGCTTCC encodes:
- a CDS encoding HlyD family type I secretion periplasmic adaptor subunit — its product is MIRKENDSHEFKPLLVEIEERPLNPLGRVIYWLIIAAILFLGLWSFFGKVDVVVTARGKIVPVGEIKTMQPLNTGVVHEIFVSPGDHVSKGQVLMEIDPSEIDPELESMEIDLKQVDLEISRLESLLAKEEFNPDHRDSEPGLARMQNELFLSERKKLEKQVLVIKENLVQLDEKLSSEWQVYDQTEYLYGVCEDRLLRLGKVRDIISRDEYEQAEKDCRDYESQLFTSWHRIEELQANISQVRGELELTTSGERNRLLTELSEAQTRHLNLSAKIKRADFVSSRQQIRSPVNGYVAQLFIHTLGGVVTPAEKLATIVPEESGLVVKALLQNKDIGFVSTDMNASIKIDAFNFQKYGVLDGTVQHVSKDSIEDKNLGLVYEVYIDLVDNHLMVDGRNVPVSTGMSATAEIKVGKRRIIEFFIYPLIKYMDEGISVR
- a CDS encoding type I secretion system permease/ATPase; protein product: MNSALMAFDLVARVNRVDIDIRSFEREFGTDETISPEELVRIARRFDFKAKIKSLSIAELLEKYPLPAITVNRDSEYLTILKVDRQAGRVLYFNPYEKKTAEKSISEFESDLDKIIILVHKKISSQVVFGFKWFLYEITKFKRIIGEVLLGSFFVQLFGLVTPLFTQVILDKVIVHRSLTTLDVLAIAFLAIAIFELLLNISRNYIFIHTAHKLDAKLGAKLFKHLLALPFMYFESRKVGNIAARVRELDTIREFITNKAVSVIIDLFFSLVFVAVMFIYSVKLTLVVLGFVSVIALLYLIITPELRKRLEEKFQMSAASNSYLVESVTGVQTVKSLAVEGTMQKKWEDHLGRYVGSSFRLANMSNISGAVSGTVRQLMTITILFLGVKSVLQGSLTIGQLIAFQMFAGQFTGPVLRLVNLWNEFQQALLSVDRLGDILNHPQEVSTDKAITLADLKGAIRLENVSFQYSANGPRVLNSISFDIRPGMSIGIVGRSGSGKSTLAKLLQRLYVPTEGAMYIDDIDMRHLNPFWLRYNIGVVLQENYLFSGTIRDNIALPKPDTSMETIIQASQVAGAHEFITKLPEGYETEVSERGASLSGGQRQRIAIARALITKPRLLIFDEATSALDYESEKIIRENMHAIKRGRTTVLIAHRLATIKDCDVILVLEDGALVESGSHKDLLARKGYYYKLSQQQQ